ctgattaaaaaaaagacatttgccTTAAAAAAAGAGCTACTATTGTGCATAGAATTTCTCCCCCATCCCCTTGCATAAAGCTATCAACTTAAGGTTGCATGTAATATTTTTTACCTGGCTTAAAGTTAGAATAGGACTGTATTAAAGCAGCTGGCATTTTGCTGGTTTTGGAGGCCTTCCATAAACCGGTGATTTCCTGTTGATTTGTCGGACCAGATCATAAAAAATCTGTAATAAAGATTATTTCAACAGTAAATGTAAGCTTTGAAACCAAAGATGTAGTTTTCACAAGGTCCCTGAAAAAATATTCTCAGGCTATTTAAAAACCCAAAACCCAAGATTTTCATAAACAAGGCTTTCCCTCATTATTGCAATTATTTCATCTCTCAATGATAATCTATTCAATTAAAATAGACCATTTTTGCAATCCAATTGGTCACATGAACAATGTGCATCTGAATGAATGGAACTGGTTGAACCACAACACCGAAATTCTTTCACCCAAACAATTGAATTCACGACATATTGCTCAATTTGTATACAAATAAATTTCTTCAGATACATTTAGAAAACTAAAATCTTTCATAATATCCTGATAAAAGGTATTCATTGGAAGGCATGTGATGTTTCAAATAAAGATACTTTAGCAGTAAATATAATGGAATTCACAAAGGTGCAATCAATCTAGACCTTGTATAAATCATCTTCTACACTGGTAACATTTTACATTCACATGTAATCTCTTGCTGTATGCAATAAATTACTCACATTTATGTGAACCAAGTTGAATAGAGATAGCAAGATAAATTGTCAAGGATATTAAAAACCATTGTCATTGTAAATAAGAAGCTTAAGAGTAAAAAGACCAACTGGTTTTCGACTAGAGAACTGTGTCCAATTCTAGacaacactttaggaaagatattaAAGTCCTATAGATGTGGCAGAGTTAATTGCAGTACTGAAAAAGTGAAATACTGCTAAAGTTTGACATcagatgtaaaaacagaaaatgctggaaccatagcaggtcaggcagcattttgcagacagaaacagagttgatgatgCCTCATTTGACCTCCACATGGCCGAAGAGATTAGAAAAGCTGGGTTTGACCTTAGTCTAGGAGAAAATGTTGAAAGGCTATTTAAAAAGGAtagtcaaaattatgaggggttttgaGATGTAGGCAGAGAAACTTTCTACTGTTAGAAGTATTGATAACtagaggatacagatttaaagtaaattgtttaatgaaaacaaaaatcgaGAAAGAAAGTTGGTATAAGTCGTTAGGATCTGGAAAAAACACTACCTGGTGGTAGAAACAAATATAGTATCAACCTCCAATGGGATATGTACATGAAAGAACTTTGCAGGGGTATAGGAAGAAGAACAACAACTGAATTAGGTAGTGCAATTTCAAACAAAACAGACAACAGTAGGGTGATGTTTGATTCTAAGCACATTAAACAAACTCAATTAATCACATTGATTGGAAAAAAAGTCCATCTAATTAAGTTGATACAAAACATAAGATATCTGAGATAACGACAGTAAGAAAAACAGAGAAACTGAACTCTTTTCAGAATACTCAGCATTTTAGAAGCTACTTCcaaaaagatacaaaagtttaTCATCTCCATTATTCTGTAAGGCCACTATTGCTGACAGCTCTTGAAGGTAATATAgagagccacctccttgaaccacttTATTCCACCTGGGGAAGATAGTTCCAGAATTCCATTTTGTAAAGTTGGAGATTTTGAATCATTGTGAAGGAATGATAATATACTTCCAAATGAGGATGGTATGCAGCTTGCAAGGAAATTTCAGGTGGTGCCAATCCCACGTACTGGCCATCTTTAGGAAAGATCATGGGTCTGAGAGGAGGCATAGAAGACTGTGACAAGTTGTTTAACATTTTGTAGATTTCCATCAACTTTAACTGCATCAGATCCCCTTGTTGccatactcagtcaaatgctgacttgatgtcaagggcagtcactccacTGGAACCCTGAAATATAACTCTTCTGTCCAAGACTGTAATGAAAAATGGCTTAGAACAGTTCTGGCAGAACCTAAACCACTAGAGAAAAAAAGTGCCATTTGATGACAGTGGTAATGACACCTTCTATCACTTTTGCTGCTGATTGAGAACAGACTGATTATCTTCATGCACAGTACACGTCTATGCAATTTTCAACGCTATCAGGTAGATACCGGGGTTGTAGCTATAATGGAACAATTTGATCAGAAGCAGGTAGTTCCAGAGTAAAATTCCCCTACATTATAACTAATGCCATCTGCTTCCATATCCTCTGCTATAATACATACTCTGCCAGTTTTAGTTGTCACATAGAATGAATCAAATAACGACCAACTTCTGTGATGTTCAGATTTCATGAAGCAGTTGAGGGAAGCTCATCTGCTCAGTATTCCTGGCTAAAAAGATGTAGATGATGCATCATCCCAGTCTTTGCTACTCACTTGTTGGGCTCTACCATCATGAAGGATGGGACTGTTCTTGGAACCACCTTATGCTTTTACTGTTCTGAGACTGGATATGGCACGGCTTCAGAACTTTAGTCTGAGCCGGCGATCAGTATTTGGCACACTTAAAGTCAGGAAACATAGCCTGGTTCGATAGTAATTTGGTTGATCTATTAACATACCAAAATGCATTTGCAACATCAGGGCAGCAGTAGTATTTATGTACCTATACACACTGGCCATAAGGATATGAGGAGGGAATACCAATGCCTGCAAACCACACATCATTCTGCTGTACGATATCACTAGAAAGTGATCCATCAACGTAGTCTCGGTACAGATCAATAAATACAGTATCACATGCACATTTAAGCCCTACTCGTGCCAGGACAAGATTGATCTGTGATCAATAATGCATCTAGAAGTTAATTTCACCACATTTCACAAATGTTTGTAATTCTTCAACCAAAGGTAGCAAACTGAATGGTCTTGATGCAAGTATCAGATGTCCAATTTGTTTGAATTTTAATCAACAAAAGAAGTGGACATTTTCCCAACAAAATGAGCAGGTAAATCTATTTATTGCAATATGAAACTGAAGATTATTCTGAATGTTaatgtgcagaaaaaaattaaggcTCACCTCATTAACGTTAATCTTTGACTTTGCAGAGGATTCTAGAAAGGCACAGTTACACCACTGTCTTGCTAGATTCTGTCCTTGCTCCTTTCCAACCACTCGCTCTTCCTCTAAATCACACTTATTACCAACCAAAATCATCGGTACCTACAAGTAAACAGTTCAATTATCAAAAGCTAAAAATTCAAAtgcatttctctttattttattaAAGCCTACTTATTAGCAATTTATAAATTAATTACATATATAGTAAGTGACAAGAAGAAAAGTGCTATTGccactgggtatatttaatgtAGTTATTAATATGCCACAGAGAACACGAGCAATATATGAATCCTTTTAACCCAGTATCTTAGAATTGATCCCAAACATTTACCTTCAATAACTAATATTTCATTAATTTCCTGCTTGAAATGTTCTGTTCAGAGAAAACATTTACAGACAATCTAAGTTTATAATCTAAAATTGCAGCAGTGGCACTTCAGTAGGTCAAATTACAATGTGAACCTGCTGAGAAAATGCCCAGTGGGCAGGAGTTGGAATCTGATAATTTTTGGATGCAGGTTTTTGGTACTTTACAAAAACAATTATAACAGGATTGCCATGTTGCCTCATCAATAACTCTTGGAACTGGAAAATGAAGTGGACTCTCCAGGGTAACcagataagattttaaaaaaataccagtACAAAGCAAAATCAAGTCTAAACTGCAATTTTGCAGtaacaaaaaaatcaaacaatgcaACATGTAGTCCAAGACTGTCCCCTCTGTTCTATTCCTGGGTACATGGCCAACACAACCATATACTAGGCACCATACCTGCTTCAACTCTGACAATctcattgtggatagtgaggaaggttgtgaaaggatacagcaggatatagctcaGTTGTACATTtgagtggagaaatggtagacagaatttaatctggacaaatgcaaggtgttgcattttggcaagtcgaATGCAAGATGAAAGTGTActgtaaatagcaggacccttagaaacactgatggacagagggatctagggatgCAAATGTATAGCTGtctgaaactggcaacacaagtggatagggtggtaaagacagcTTACAGCATACTTGCCCTCATcgatcggggcactgagtataagagatgggaagtcatgctgcagctgtataaactttggttagggcacatttggagtagtgtgtgcagttctggttgccacactataggatggattttgaagctttggagagggtgcagaagagttcactaggatattgcctggattgcagagaaTTAGctaaggttggacaaacctggattattttctctgaagcgtcagaGATGAGGGGCAACTGGAtagaaaattgtgagaggcatggataggataacagtcagaatctttttctccccCATGTGAAAATATCAAACACTAGGAGGGTATAAGGTGAattgggggaagtttaaaggagttttatttaaaaacgtagaatgataggtgcctgtaatgtgttgccagaggtgtagaagcagatacaattgcaatgtttaagagacattcagacagacacaagaacaggcaggaaacatagggatacagaccatgtgcaggcaggtgggattagtttaatttggcatcatagtcagcacagacatggtgagctgaagggcttgctcTTGTGCTGTACGTTATGCTTCTAGCTTTCTGATCTGAAACTCAGGTTTCTGTCATTATGCAGTGAAATAATTGCATGGGAATGGCTAAATGTCAGATATAAACCAAGTCAacgggtgggggaaggggtaaaaacaaggaaagaaaacTAGGAATAATTAGAATTTTTTTCTTCAACTCAAATCAGGCAATCAAACTCTGCTGATTGAACACATACAgaaccatctgccaatgctcccgAAATGTAACTGAATCTGGTCTgcctatgttttttttttaaaaatgttgatcaTGCTAGATGCATTAGAATTAAGAGATTAGATAAATAGTGCCTTGATTTTGAAGTCCAAGACTCATAACATTTTGAACTCATCTGCACCTGCTACTAGTCACATGAACACATAACAAAATACTTGATTTAAATTTTGCAAGTTAAATTCAGGCTACTAAATCTCTTGgatatctggactgaaagttgcGAGCACAATTACCATTGGAACGATCTGTCCATTCCCATGTAGAAATAATACTAGTGCTTTAGCACTTGCCAACGCCTGTCTCTAAAGTATTAGGTAGCTTCTGTTGACAATCATATGAAAATTAAACTCTCCCACACTGATGTAGCAAAATAGAAATTTAAATGTTCTAACAAATAAAGCCACAACAACTTGTCTATTTTAGTGCTCACAGAATGGCACAAAAGACCCAAGAAATTAGCACAAAATTGATCCTTTTCCAGAAAAAGCACAACCTTCTCCCATGCAAGCTCCATGAAATCAGAGCAAAATTTAATGAGTAATGGACGTGCAAGGTAGGAAACAAAATGAGACATGAtacttaagattttttttattttgagccTGAAATCTAATACACGAGGCAAAAACAAAAAGGTGAAAACATCAGTAGCATTTCAATGTTGCACTCTGCATTGTAGCCAGTAAAAAGCTTGATCAGGCTGCAAGTGGCCTGAATTTTGATATTCTAATTACAAATCTTCGACACCATCAGTTAACAGATCAGCTATTTACTGCTGCAAGCACTGATCTTGTAGTTGAAGATAAAAGGCTGATGGTCAATTCAGCCTCTCAGCGCCTCACTACTGGGCACCATGGAGTAAACTTTTATGACAATGCACAACACGACAGGCCCAGGTGGATGGGAACTGTTTGAATGATCCTGTAGCCCCTTAAGAccatggacatttttttttaaaaagaatgtaaTTATTAGATCATAAGCTCAGTTTTAGTGTCTTGCCCCAAATCACCTTAGAGCTTGCTTTCCACAACAAAGTACCATTAAAGGACAAATGATCGATATGAATAGGCTTAAAACTGAAAATAAGCTCTAAAAAATTAAATACGAGCATTCACTTGTTCAATGTATCCACAAAGGAAGGCATTATCAACATGTCctcccctccaaaaaaaaatcaagatttaaTGAAAGACTTGTATAGAAAGGGAGTCATATCCTAGACAGGTTGATGGTGCTTAAAGCACTCAAGTGGCCTGCTCAAATGGAAGTCATTGATAACAACTATGAATTAAGTTATAAATTAACCTATAGAattgttaaattttaattaaacttaATAAACTGAGGCAAACATGATTCACACTAAATTAATAAACAAATAGATAAGAGGACAGGAGATGCATTATTGCCAAAATATCTGAGAACTTGTGGATATTTTTGTCCAAAGCAACTACATCTGTGATAAATGACTGCAGTTTGAGACGTTCTAGCTGTGTTAAGGAGCTGGAGTCAGAGACACCAGGAAGAAAGTAAGTTACCCTTTGTTTCAGGAAGTCGTCAACCATTTCAATTGAATACTTTAGAACTAACGATTGCTCAGGAAAGTAGGGTGTGACTACAAATGAAACGAGTATATAGAGCCCCAGTCCCTGCGCATAAGGTTTGACTCTGAGCAAGGCACGGATGGGGATCCAGGAGGTAGTAGTTATTACAGGAGCCTCGGTTCCTGCACTTACTGTGGGGAGGAGGACTAGCAAACTGGCCAGAGTGCTGTGGAACCCAATGCTGTTCAAGTAGGGGAAGTAAAAAGGTGGTATTTGTTGGGGGCAATAAAGTTCGGGTGGGCGGGGAATAGACCACAACCTATTCTCCACAACCAGGGGATGAGACTTAAGGGCTACGTTACCTATCCAGTGACAGGGCAAGGGACATTTTCTCCGGGCTGTAGAAGAATTGAGTGGGAAGTGGAAGGTCCAGATGTTGTGGTACCAATGAGAAGGGAAGAACCAAGAGAAAGACTTTgcttgagcagctagggactaaaataaaaagcagaaccagCAAGGTGATAATCTCTAGTTTATTAAATAAGCCATGAGCAAATTGGCATGGGATCAGGGAGATGAAATACATGGCTCAGAGATTGGTAGTAATTATTGCAGCACTGGCACCAATGCTGGGGAAAGAGCTGTCCTGCTGAGACAGACTACACCTGAACCATGCTGAGACCAGAGATCTAGTTAACTTAAGAACTTGGAAGGGAAATAGAACTTTAAACTAAAtaaggaggggatggggtggtgagGGCCAGTGGAGAGAAATCTAGAATGCTAAAGTGaaaagcaccaatccctgcagtacctcAATAGTCATTTGCTGCCACCCAAGAAAGTCCCATTTATTCCCTGCTCTCCATTTCTTGTTCTATTGACCAACCTTTAGTCTATGCCATTATATTATCCCCAATACCATGACTTTTAATTTTACATACTAGCCTCTTatgtcaaaggccttctaaatATCCTAATATCCACCTTGTTGAACAtgcttttcctttcataaatccatattgaccaacacaagaagctgcagagagtactggactctgcctaatacatcatgggcacatccctccccatcattggtagtatcACTGCCTCAAGAacacaacatccatcaaagatcaccaccatccgggccatgctatcttctcatagctactatcgggcaggaggtacagaagcctgaagtcccacaccaccaggttcaacaacagctacttcccttcaaccatttggttcttgaaccaaccggcaaaaaaCCCTaagcactacagtttagcaacattatcaccacattgatcactttacactaaaatggatatagattttttttgttcgaAAAGtgtttccttgtaaaaattgtgtacaatttatgtttttcgtgTGAATTATATAATGCTGTGTACTTATGAtgttgctgtaagtttttcattgcacctgtgcaaacatgtacttgtgcatatgacactaaactcaactttgacttaatCCTGTAGATATTTTCCATCTTTTATCACATCCTTCGCAATAGACACTAgcatttttcctattattgatgTTAGGATATCTGGTCAGTAgttctcattttctctttcctcagttTTTTGGTTAAGTAGTAGGGGTTAAATTTGCCAACCGCCAATTTGCAGGAACTATTCTATAAGCTGTAGAATTTTTGAAGATGAAAATCAATGCATTCACTTTTTCCACTACTTTTGGCTACTCTTTTTTAGTACTCTGGGATACAGATTATCAGCCCTTGAGAATTTGCTGGCTATCAacgccattaatttctccagctctATTTCCTCTAATGttaatttcttttaattcctccttttcattagACTCATGATTCCTTTGCTGTGATGGGAAGATATTTGTGTCCTCTGCTCTGAATTCATGTCCCCAATATTGTGGCACCGTGCATCAATTTTAGAGAACACTGCATAAAGTCAGCCGTTTCAAGAATAAATTCatctctttatttttaaaaaaattgggccaataatcttttctttttcctttggtcattttatattttaaaacacaaGTATATTTGccccaaaacaaaagcaaacattttCATTACAGGCTTAAAAAATTCTGAATTGGGTTTTCCCCAAAGCAAGCTGGTTGCACATACTTACGTCATCAGTATCTTTGACTCTAAGAATTTGCTCTCTAAGATCTTGCAAGTCATTGAAAGTTGATTGCGCTGTTATAGAGTATACTA
This is a stretch of genomic DNA from Pristis pectinata isolate sPriPec2 chromosome 15, sPriPec2.1.pri, whole genome shotgun sequence. It encodes these proteins:
- the LOC127578329 gene encoding ras-related protein Rap-1b, with the translated sequence MREYKLVVLGSGGVGKSALTVQFVQGIFVEKYDPTIEDSYRKQVEVDGQQCMLEILDTAGTEQFTAMRDLYMKNGQGFALVYSITAQSTFNDLQDLREQILRVKDTDDVPMILVGNKCDLEEERVVGKEQGQNLARQWCNCAFLESSAKSKINVNEIFYDLVRQINRKSPVYGRPPKPAKCQLL